AAATGTTTGTTTTTCTTTTATGTTGATTTGCTTTTGTTTCATTTCGCTCACTTCCTTTTTTCAATGCTTCTCCATAAATATAAAGAAGCGTAACTTAAATAGGGAGCCCATTCCTTGCTCCACTCTTCCATTTGTTCAAATGTGGGCTTATGCTCAAGTCCTTTTAGCTGTTGGATCGCTCGTTGAATGCCAATATCTTGTTTGGGAAAAAGATTTTTTCGACCTAAACCAAACATAAGAAAATTCTCGACCGTCCAAGGACCGATGCCTCTTACCTTTGTTAATTTTTTCAAAATGGCTTCATTTGGTTCATTTGCCAATGCAGTCAAATCAATTTGTTGATTCGCTACAAGCTCGGAAAAACCAATGACATATTCCGCTTTTCTTTGACTAAATTGTAAATCTCTTAATTGTGGGATTGTAATGGAAGCTGCTTTTTCAGGTGTTGGGTAAAACCATACTCCTTTTCGCTTTTCTCCAAATTGTTTCACAAATCGCTCTGTTAAAGTGTGAGCAAATTTTAAATT
This genomic interval from Oikeobacillus pervagus contains the following:
- a CDS encoding DNA-3-methyladenine glycosylase family protein, translated to MWQEKIEKAGPYHFDQVLDRLSIDPLNQIFPDERMIHVPIYTLKEVAQIQAIGTVEEPIFIIKGENHQTKLVVLQEISKIFQWDMPLKPMITHFQETDMAEIVAEHYGTPIVLDFSPYSCIIKCIIHQQLNLKFAHTLTERFVKQFGEKRKGVWFYPTPEKAASITIPQLRDLQFSQRKAEYVIGFSELVANQQIDLTALANEPNEAILKKLTKVRGIGPWTVENFLMFGLGRKNLFPKQDIGIQRAIQQLKGLEHKPTFEQMEEWSKEWAPYLSYASLYLWRSIEKRK